tttgtttgttgtttttttttaacaatgaactaattgaaaaaataagaccCTTCTAATTTTTCTTGGCCTCACAATTGTGTGATTTGTATAGCAGGACAGAATCCCCTAAGCATAATCCCAACGAAGGGCACCTAATTTGCAATACCTTTGGGAGGCATCCATGATGGCATGGCCAACTCCAGGTATCCTTGGTAATACTTCACAGGAGAGCCACAGGCATTAAAACATGATAGATTTGCGTATCCACCACTATATACTAAGATAATGCATGTAGTAGGTGATCTCTGTATTATAATCAGAAATATAACCAGGGAGAGGACCACAGGGCAGGGATTGAAACAAATCATCTAAATATGATCATTAGAAAAAAAGACCGCATGTTCAGACATAATTTGTATCCTTTCCCCCACCAAACATTTTATTGAGCTATTTGTTCTCCCGTTCATCTCTGCTCTCTTGGGGATACAGGCTTTTTGGAGGGAGAGGTGATGGTGAGTCTCGGCACGGCACCTCGGCCAGGCAGACCAAAGCATGGGAGGTCTTCCAAGTGGATTCTGCGCCTTTTTATGCCCAATCTTACTGTGAAGAGCATCGGAGTCTTTGCTTCCTCAAATCATGACGTGTTTACATATCCAAATGCTTTTGAATGATGAACAGTTTGACACAGCCATTAAACAATTAAACAAGCTAGTAAgttgttgctttaaaaataagcagtTATGCAGGAGCTTTTGGAAACCTTTTCTCTGAAAGATTGTTTGGATGTGTATCTTCAGCATCTCTCTTATTTTAAGTCCATTATCCTCTTTGCATGGAATTTCTCCCATTTAAGGAGAAATCAATCAGTATGTTTTATGTGCTATGGAAAGAGGTTCTAAGTTACAGAATTGCTGTCTAGCCTCTGGAATCCCGAGcagaggggagttgggggacAGTGATGTGGAAGAAGCTATGTATAGTTCAGTGTATTAGGGATCTTGGGAATAAGTAACTAGGATCTTTCCCAAATCATAAGACATTTtataaggcatttaaaaaatctggctGAGTGGAGAGAATAGACACATTGTAAATCAGCTAATACCATAGGCTACCCTCAATAGGAGTTTCTCCCAAATCATTAAACCCACAAAAATTTGCAAGAATCCCTCCCACACTCATCAGTGCCACATTCTGTTACTTTGAATGTTTTTTGTTCATAAGAAGATACAAATGTCTCCCTCTAAACTATAGTCACCATTTTCACATAAACAGTGTTCAAACTAAAtcctggaaaaagaaaggaagagatggtCATGGTCGCATCAACTCTGTTCACATATGGATATATGGGCTGGTGCTCATTTTCTCATAATGGCACACTTGGTGACAAGTTTTTCAAGGACCCTGATCTTCCCTTTAGCTGCACTTCCTTATGGAACCTGTCCTGGGCTCACTGTCAGCGATGGCCATGTCAAGGGtttcatgaacatggaattttGGTGGCTTTTCCTCCCTCAGAGGAAGGAATGGCATTATGTCTGTGTATAATTCCATGCCGTGCGGATGCCCCACAGCAGACCAGATCTGCCTGGAGAATGTCTTCGCTCCTCTTTCACTTAGTTTCTTTGATCTCAGCTCCTGTTCAGGAGGTTGCTGCCAAGGTATAGCTTCACCACCATGTAATAAGAGTTTTCTGTCTCCAGGGTTTCACACAGCTCGCAATGTTAGGATGTTTAACCATTTGCTGGATCTGAGAttcatgttttatattctttagaaCATGGGAGTCTTGCTTGGCTTTCTTGTTGATGACTTTGATGACAACCTAAATCACTGGCAATATAAATGATACCCAGTGAAAGTTAACGAATAAAAATAGCCAAAGTgggctcaattttttttaaagcacaaaacaatacataatacatacataataacaggaattttgtaatgtaattttgttaaattggtagtgagatcatatagtatttgtctttctttgactgacttactttgcttagcataatacactctagctccatctatgttgttgcaaatggcaagatttcattctttttgatggctgtataatactgttgtatatatacataccacagctcctttatccattcatccgttgatggacatttgggctttctccatagtttgtgggttgttgataatgctgctaaaaacatcggggtgcatgtacccctttgaatctgtatttttgtatcatttgggtaaatacttagtggTGCAACTGCtagattatagggtagttctatttttaactttttgaggaacctccaaactgtccTCCAAAATGGCTGCCCTGGTTTagattgccaccaacagtgtaagagtgttcctctttctctgtatcctcgccaacatctgttgtttcttgtgttgttattttagccattctgacaggtgtgaggtggtatctcatcgtagtttctatttgtatttctctgatgaagagtgatgttgagcatgttttcatgtgtctgttagccatctggaatgcttctttggaaaattgtctattcatgtattctgcccatttcttcactggattttttgtttttagggtgttgagtttggtaagttctttatagattttggatattagccccttatcagatatgtcatttgcaaatatcttctctaaaTGGGCTATATTTTAGAACACATatcaaccaaaaccaaaagatgtAATTcgttcagaaataaaaataattaaacatggaaagaaataatatatatcaataaattaGCTACAGTGCATTCTAGGAGAACTCATTCAAACTTCTACttaattcccttttttaaatagttattagTTTGACAGCAAGaatttctccctttgtttttagTAGGAACAGATAAAAAAGCATTTTGAGTAagaaaaccaaatagaaattatcttgtgatttttttattatgtttttttggatttgtttttattgtaaagataaattgatttttatacaCATTAACATGCTTAATTACAACATACACTCATTTCTGGACTAACAGATAATCCAAACTTTAGgattttcattgaatttaaacTATTTGAGTCTTCTCGAGGAATCTAGGGCAAGTAAACTTTGCAAAAGGAAGACTGTCCTTTACTTGCACCCacgaggaaaataaagcaggatttAATAAATCAAAGTCTCGGCTGCTtttgactacataaaaaaaatctttgtgaagaaaaatatttgtagctATGAGACCCTTCAAAATAGGATGGGATTTATAATTACATTGATTATTTAGCACACCCCAaggggtgagagtggacatccttgtcttgttcctgatcttagaagaaaagctctcaatttttcaccactgagtatgatatcAGCTGTGggtttcatatatggcctttattatgttggggtatgttccctctaaacctactttgttgacgGTTTTTATAGTGAATAGGTGTTacactttatcaaatgcttttttttttgcatctattgaaatgatcatatggtttttatcttttctcttgttaatgtgatatatcatattgattgatttgcaaatattgaaccacccttgcatctctggaataaatctcagtatattgtggtgaatgatttttgttaatatattgtaggATGTGGCTTGCTAATATATTGTGGAGGATTTTTgcgtctatgttcatcagagatattggcctgtagttttccttttttgtaatgtctttatctgattttatatcaggataatgctgccctcatagaatgaatttggaagctttactttctcttctatttttttgaatagtttgagaagaataggtagtaactcttctttaaatgttcggtagaattcacCTGTTAAGCTGTCTTGAATGTACTAGAGTTTATTTATGCATTCAGctactgaaggacatcctggTTGCTTCTGAGTTTatgcaattatgaataaaactgctataaacattgatgtgcaggtttttctgtggacataagttttcagctcaaCTGGGTAAGTATGTAGGACcatgattgctggatcttatTGGTAAGACTATGCCTAGGTTTCTAAGAAACTGTCAAAtgaattgtcttccaaagtggctttacCATTTTGCCTCCCCATCAGCAATGAATAAGAATTCCCATTGCTCTGCATCCACACTAGCATTTGGTATTGccagatttttgcatttttgcattTTAGCCTTcctaatatgtatataatggtaTCCCATTGTTACTTTAATTTGTAGTCCCTTGATGACAGATGATGTTAggaatcttttcatatgtttatgtgcaccatctgtatatctgtatatcttctttgggaggTTTCTAGGTCCTTTGTTAATTGGGTTGttattttattgttgagtttcaggagtgctttgtatatatttttaaatttttaattaatttatttttatttaaattcaattaacatataatgtattattggtttcagaggtagaggtcagtgattcatcagtcttaattaTAAATACCTtgtactcattacatcacgtgccctccttaatgtctatcacccagtgaccccatccccaccaccctcctcccctccagtaaccctcggtttgtttcctatgcttaagagtctcttatggtttgtctccctctctaatttcatcttattttattttttcctctcttccactatgattctctgttttattttttaaattccacatatcagcgagatcatataattgtctttctcttaatgattgacttattttgcttagcataacaccctctagttccaaccacgttgttgcaaatggcaagatttcattttttttttctcattaaacttttgttttaatgggtctcaaaattctgtgacagatttttggtcaagttgtttccattaaaaagtactgattttaaaaactaataacttaaaactgccacacacacacacacaaaaacatggtccacaaaacattctcctttccttctgaaggttttacgatgcattgttatcattaaccagtcttttactattaaacttaaatggccaattgacacaaacagttctgagaccgttcttccaccactgattaagactggggtggcaggtattggggataatattcatttagccttctgagctttctgggcagacttggtgaccttgccagctccagctgccttcttgtccactgctttgatgacacccacagcaaccatctgtctcatgtcacgaacagcaaaatggcccagaggaggatagtcagagaagctctcaacacacataggtttgccaggaaccatatcaacaatggcagcatcaccagatttcaagaacttgggagcatcttccagcttttttccagatcgacgatctattttctccttcagctcagcaaacttgcaagcaatgtgagccgtgtgacaatccagcacaggtgcatatccagcactgatttggcctggatggttcaggataatcacctgagccgtgaagccagctgcttccattggtgggtcatttttgctgtcaccagccacactgccacgacgaacatctttgacagataagttcttgacattgaagcccacattgtccccaggaagagcctcactcaaagcttcatggtgcatttcaacagactttacttcagttgtaacattgactggagcaaaggtgaccaccatcccaggtttaagaacaccagtctcaactcggcccacagggacagtaccaaaaccaccaattttgtagacatcctggagaggcagacgcaagggcttgtcagttggacgagttggtggcaggatgcaatccagagcttcaggcagtgtggttccactggcattcccatctttacgggttactttccatcccttgaaccaaggcatgttagcacttggctccagcatgttgtcaccgttccaaccagaaattggcacaaatgctactgtgtcggggttgtagccaattttcttaatgtaggtgctgacttccttaacgatttcctcgtatctcttctggctgtagggtggctcagtggaatccatcttgttaacaccaacaattagttgttttacacccagtgtgtaagccagaagggcatgctcatgGGTCTGCCCGTTCTTGGAGAtaccggcttcaaattcaccaacaccagcagcaacaatcaggacagcacagtcagcctgagatgtgcctgtaatcatgtttttgataaagtctctgtgtcctggggcatcaatgatggtcacataatacttgctggtctcaaatttccacagggagatatcaatggtgataccacgttcacgttcagctttcagtttatccaagacccaggcatacttgaaggagccctttcccatctcagcagcctccttctcaaatttttcgatagttcttttgtcgatcccaccacatttgtagatcagatgaccagtagtggtagacttgcccgaatctacGTGTCCAATGACGACGAGGTTGctgtgagtcttttcctttcccattttggtttaggttgagcggtggttttcacgacacctgtgttctggcagCAAACCTGTTGTGAaaaagcaagatttcatttttttgatggctgagtagtattccattatatacgtgtgtgtgtgtgtgtgtgtgtgtgtgtgtgcgtgcgtgtgtgtgtgtgtgtgtatacaccacatcttctttatccattcatctgttgatggacatctgggctctttccttagtttggctattgtggacatagctgctataaacattggggtgcaggtgcccctttgggtcactacatttgtatctttggggtaaatacccagtattgcaattgctgggtggtggggtagctctattttgaggaaactccatactgttttccggagtgggtgcaccagcttgcattcccaccaacagtgtaagagggttcccctttctctgcctcctcgccaacatctgtcatttcccgacttgttaattttaaccattctgacaggtgtgaggtgatatctcattgtggtttggatttgtatttccctgaaacCGAGTGacgtcgagcactttttcatgtgtctgttggccatttgtatgtcttttgaagaaatgtctggtcatgtcttctgctcatttcttgatcagattatttgttcttaTCAAAGTTCTCAAAGAACTctggtaaattctttatagattttggattctagccctttatcaggtaagacatttgcaaatatctaccCCCATTCCgtcagttgtctttggttttgttgacggtttcctttgctatgcaaaagctttttatcttgatgaagtcccaatagttcatttttgcttttgtttcccttgcctttggagatgtgtctagcaagaagctgctgaggccgaggtcaaagaggttgctgcctgtattctcctctaggattttgatggattcctgcctcacatttaggtttttcatccattttgagtctatttttctgtatggtgtaaggaaatggtccagtttcaatcttcatgtggttgtccaattttcccaacaatatttgttgaagagactgccttttttccattggatattctttccagctttgttgaagattagttgaccatagatttcagggtccatttctgggttctcagtTCTGTCTATGTGCCTGTTTCTGTGGAGTGCCTTGTATATTTTGAagacaagtcctttatcagatatgtattttataaatattttctcccagtacTGCTTTTGTAGAGCTAGAAACAGGGCTCTTTCACACCCCAAAACATTAGGCTACATACACAGATCAATAAAATGCAATTAGCTACCAACTGTGGTAAGGGCCTTAAAAATGCTGAGGTTACATTAATGCCTCAGGGTATATAACCTACCTCACTGCTTTTTATTATAGTAAAGCAATTACATTCTGGAGTCTTTTCtggaaatatgcatttttatggTTAGGCTGGCTTCCAGTTAGAAGTTGGCTAGATCTTATATCTTAAAAATCCTTAATGTGAAAGGGATAAAGCTGACTATACACGTAAATTCCAAAGGAGATTTGATATCCACTGTTTAAAGGATTAAGACTATTTCTCCTAATGATATTCTAAATAAAGAGTTGTACAGTGCAAATCCATGTCACAACTTTGAAGTGGTATGACAGTGGGATGTCATAGTGGAAAGGATTTCTTACCTTGTTTTGGAAGATGCAGGCTCCATTGTGGCTTGGAGCTTAACTTAGACACTATAGCATCCAGGCTTTAGAGGTTTCAAAACCCATACTCAATTCTGCTACCTCTATTGTAGTAGTATGGATTCTTCCCCCTCTTACTCAAAGACAGCTTTCTACATAAcgttttcccccctctctctatatatagagagaatgtTTTTGCTGAGGAACACTGGATGACACgagttttttcttttagttagAGAAGCTTGTATTGTCTTGACTGAAGGGCACaaggtagttttttaaaaagttaaaacagtcagcatttcccatttttcttaatTGTCCTACCATAAACCTGCTCAAGAGAagattaattttgatgaaatttggCCAACAgttactgaaataaaatttgatatttgCTCTGTGGGATGGTGGAAAAACATGACATCTCATGACATTGATCATCTTAAAAAGTAAGTTACAATTCAGGAAGAAACAAATTTGAGTACAGAATATCATAAAGGAAAGGGATTATTTTCCTGGAAGGGTAAGAAAAGGTATTTGGTAGACACCATGAAACAAgggattttatgaaattaaaaagaaaacagtcttaATGCCAACAACTTGATGTTCACATAAGTATTTAAATCACACAACTCAGGGTTACACTCTGTAGAAGTCAAAGCAGTCTGTCCCATTACATGCTAGTGATTTTTATTATAGGAAGAGATATAATTCAGTAATTTTCTAGTCATCAAATATTAGGACAAGCTAACTGTTGTAATTAACAATTTCAAAGTCTTAAtggcttaacacaataaaaatttacttcttGCTGCTGAAGGGAGCATGTGGTGGGCTCTACTTCCCATGGTCATAAAGCCATGGATTATTGATCTAAAGAGTACCGCATCCGCAGGCCTTTGGAATCTTCTTCTCGATCCTCTGC
Above is a window of Zalophus californianus isolate mZalCal1 chromosome 7, mZalCal1.pri.v2, whole genome shotgun sequence DNA encoding:
- the LOC113927902 gene encoding elongation factor 1-alpha 1-like; translation: MGKEKTHSNLVVIGHVDSGKSTTTGHLIYKCGGIDKRTIEKFEKEAAEMGKGSFKYAWVLDKLKAERERGITIDISLWKFETSKYYVTIIDAPGHRDFIKNMITGTSQADCAVLIVAAGVGEFEAGISKNGQTHEHALLAYTLGVKQLIVGVNKMDSTEPPYSQKRYEEIVKEVSTYIKKIGYNPDTVAFVPISGWNGDNMLEPSANMPWFKGWKVTRKDGNASGTTLPEALDCILPPTRPTDKPLRLPLQDVYKIGGFGTVPVGRVETGVLKPGMVVTFAPVNVTTEVKSVEMHHEALSEALPGDNVGFNVKNLSVKDVRRGSVAGDSKNDPPMEAAGFTAQVIILNHPGQISAGYAPVLDCHTAHIACKFAELKEKIDRRSGKKLEDAPKFLKSGDAAIVDMVPGKPMCVESFSDYPPLGHFAVRDMRQMVAVGVIKAVDKKAAGAGKVTKSAQKAQKAK